The DNA window TCGCGAGCGTGATGAACATGTACTGCCCGGGGTGGTACAAGAACCCCTCCGGTCGCTCGAACCAGACCGAGACCGCGTGCCCCGACTGCCATACCACCTCGATCACCCGCGTGGGCATACTCCCTGACATCATCCATACGTCCTGCTCTTTCTCTGATCTGATAATTATCCCTTCGTGGTCGACACCCTGCGACTGATGTCAGGAGGTTGTTGTCGGTGATTTCTGTGCAGATACGTTTTCTGTTTGGATTATTTCTGATTTTTTCCAGGATTGAGTTTCGGCGACGGACTCAAAGCGGGTTTTTAGGTTCCACCGGGGGTTATGAACCTGCTGTTCCCGGTCTCCTGCAAAGTCCCCGAGTGCATCAGGGACTGTCACACGAGAGTGTATGTCAACCCCCGCCCCCGGGAACGTAATGACTGGTCTCATTCTGAGAAAATTTATATATAATAAGGGGCCGTCTGAGCCACCCATGAAGAGAAGTACGATTGCCCTCATCGCCGTGCTCTGCATGGCAATGGTGGCATTGACCGTGGCGGCAATCCCCACGGGAACGAGTTCCCCCAGCGGGAACGTAACCTCCACGGAGCACCTGTTCCATCCATTTACAGGAACCCCATCCGCGATCCCCGGCATGATCGAGGCAGAGAACTACGACACCGGCGGCCAGGGAATTGCCTGGTTCGACCGGACCCCCGGTAATGAAGGGGGTGCCTATCGCCAGGATGACGTCGACATCGAGACCGGCGGATCCGGGCATGTGGTCGCGTTCGTCAAGTCCTCTGAATGGCTGATCTACACGGTCGACGTTCAGGAATCTGGAAAGTACCTGGCGACGTTCCATGCCTCAAGTCCATGGGCTGAGCGCGAGGTCTGGGTCTGGGTTGACGGCGTCTTGGAGGCGCAGGTCAAAGTCCCGGACACGAAATCCTTCGATATCTACGAGGACGCGACGGCCAACATCAGCCTGACGGCGGGGAGTCACTACATCCGGCTCCAGTTTGTCGGAGATTCGCAGAACCTCGACTACATGGCCCTTGCGATGGCGCAGGGAAGTGGTGGAACCGAGAGCACTCCAACACCGACCATTATCCCGACCCTGACTCCGACATCGACGCCCGAGGGCAACGTGACCCCAACACCCACAGGTAACGTGACTCCAACGCCGACATCAGACGGGGGCGGGGGTAATGTCACTCCAACACCCACGGGTAACGTGACCCCAACCCTGGTCACGAACACCACCGACCTGACGAACCAGAACTCATCCGAGGCCGCGACCTCCACCGCGAATCTGTCCACGACGATGCTGAAGGCACCTACCGTGCCGATCGGCCTTCAGCGCATCGCCGGCAACTTTACATCGCCGCTCTTCGTCGCGAATCCCGATGACGGGAGCAGCCGGCTCTTCCTCGTCGACCAGAACGGGTACGTAAAGATCTTCTACATGAACGGGACCGTCATCGACCAGCCGTTCCTCGACGTCCGCGATCGGATGGTCAACCTGAGCTCGGCGTACGACGAGCGGGGGCTCCTCTCGATCGCGTTCCACCCGAACTTCTCGACGAATGGAAAGGTCTATGCTTACTATAGCGCACCGCTCCGTGCCGGCGCCGACCCTGCTTGGTCCTGCACCAACCGCCTCTCCGAGTTCCAGGTCTCGCCGGATAACCCGAATCAGGTGAACATGTCATCAGAGCGGATCCTCCTTGAGATCGACAAGCCGTACGAGAACCACAACGGCGGTATCCTCCTCTTCGGGCCGACGGACCACTACCTCTACCTGACCCTTGGTGATGGAGGAGGTGCCGATGACACCGGCATGGGCCATACGCCGGGCATCGGCAACAGCCAGGACCTCACCACGCTTCTCGGCAAGGTGATCCGGATCGATGTGGACACTACGAGCCCGGGCAAGGAGTATGGCATCCCGGCGGATAACCCGTTCCTCTCGAACGCGACCATCCGGCCTGAGATCTACGCTTACGGCTTCCGCAACCCGGCCTTCGCCACCTTCGACTCGGGCGGGAGCAACCGGATGTTCATTGCGATGGCCGGGCAGAATCTCTTTGAGTCCGCACAGGTCATCTACAAAGGTGGCGCCTACCCCTGGAACATCCGTGAGGGGACGCACAGCTTCGACCCGGCCAACGACACAGAGGTGCCGAACACCAGCAGTAGGATCACCAGCTACAGCGGGCAGCCACTGATCGGCCCGGTGGTCGAACTCGGTCATGACGTCGGCAACGTCATCGTCGGTGGCATCGTCTACCGCGGCAGCATCCTTTCCTCTCTTCAGGGATCGTACATCTTCGGCACCTGGTCCAACAGTTTTTCCACGGGCAACGGGACGCTCCTCGTCGCCACTCCACCAGCCGGCCTTGATTTGACGACCTTGCCCGATGATGCAGCGAACCTGACCGCAGCAGAGAACACGATGTGGACGACCTCGGAGATGACCGTCGCGAACAACGCGAACGGCCGGATCAATGCCTTCATTCGAGGTATGTACGAGAACGCCGACCATGAGGTCCTCGTCCTGATAAACCAGAACGGCGGCCCCGGAATCACGCCGCAGAACTCGGGCGAAGTCTGGAAGATGGTCCCCGCGAATACCTCCGGCCTCGTCCCCATCGGCAATGCCAGCGCGGAGTCAACCCCAACAACTACGACCACGGTGACTACGACTTCGGTCACAACCACGGCGACGACGCCTGCCAGCCTCAACACTTCGATCAATCTCACGGCCCAGAACCTCGCATTCAACCAGTCAACGATCACAGTTCCTGCCGGGGCGCAGGTCACGGTCACCTTCAACAACATGGACTCCGGGATGCCGCACAACTTCGCGCTGTACACGGATTCATCAGCCGCTACCACCATCTTTAAAGGATCGGTCATCACAGGTCCGGCGACCACGACCTACACCTTCACCGCACCGAGCACGCCGGGGACGTACTTCTTCCGGTGCGACGTGCATCCAACACTCATGTTTGGTCAATTCATCGTCCAGTAGGCCGGGAGAATCCTCCCTTCCCCCTTTTTTTCTCGACGCGATCCATCGATCCTGCTGGTGATCAGCGGCGATGGGAGCGGTGCCGGCATGGTCACCGTATGCACGATCAATGGCGTGACGGTGAACCTGACGTCACCGTTCTCTTTCAACACGCTGGAGATCGGTCGATTTTGAGACTGTGGAAGATATATACGTGGAATATTCCCTTCTCAGCCCCTGCCCCGTTTCGGGGTGAGGGGTATGGATATGACGAAAGAACTGGTGTTGGGGATCCTGCTGCTCATCGGAGGGATCGTTGTCGTTTCCGTTGGTGTAGCCGACCCCCATACGACAAGTAAGGGCCAACCCAATCAAAACTGCGAGGAAATTTTCCCTGGCGGGGATGTGGCGCCACCGGTTTTCACCACGGCAGGTTTCGCTCACGCGACAACCGTTTATGCTGGAGCCGGGCAGTCTCTCGAGCATGCCAACAGTCCGCATGCTGTCTCGCAGTACGACGTGGCCTGCTTTCAACAAGCGCAGAGAATGTTGCGGACCGGCTGATCTCTTCTCCTCCAGCAATCCGTGGTGATGACGGGTCGGCACCACCTGAATCGGCATCATCCCGTCACTCGATCGGACGTACTCCCACGAGTGACAGACCCAGCCTTAACTCTTCTGAAAAACGAAATCACAAAATCGGATGCTGCCATGGGGATTCGAACCCCAGTCGTCGGCGTGAAAGGCCGACATGATTGGCCGGACTACACTATGGCAGCGATTGCTCTACTTAATCTCACGCTCGGAAATAAATAGGTTGTGATGCCGGCTACCGTGATCAGTAGACCGGAGTTCCTTCTTTATCGGTGACAGCGGTGAACGCCTTCATCATCTGGGACGTCACCGGGCCGGGGCGCCCGTTCCCGATCGACCGGCCGTCGATCGTCACGATCGGAGCGACCTCAGCGGCTGTGCCGGTGACGAAGACCTCGTCGGCGGTGTACAGATCGAAGTAGCCCATGTTCTGCTCCTTGACCGTGAACCCGAGGGAGACGGCCAGTTCCAGCACGACGAGCCTGGTGACCCCGCGCAGGTTGTTGACGGTCGGCGGGACGAAGAGCACGCCGTTTTTGATGACATAGATGTTGTCCCCTGACCCCTCGGCCAGGTAGCCGTTGGTGTCGAAGAAGATCGCCTCATCGCCGCCCTTGTAGTTGGCCTCGATCTTGGCCAGAATATTGTTCAGGTAGTTCAGACTCTTCACGTTCGGCGGAAGCGCATCGGCCGAGTTCCGCCGGACCGAGACCGTGATCGCGGTCAGCCCCTTTTCGTAGAGATCGCCGTACATCGCTCCCCATTCGACCGCAATGACGATCACGGTCGGAACCGGACACTTCCGGGGGTCGAGGCCGAGATCCCCGTTGCCACGGGTGACGATCGGGCGGATATAGCAGTCCTTGAGGTTGTTCCTCCGGATCGTCTCCTTGATCGCCTCGGCCATCTCCTCCTTTGAGATAGGAACCTTAAGGTCGATCGTCTTGGCCGAGTCGTACATCCGGTCGAGGTGCTCCTCGAGGCGGAATATCCGGCCGCTGTACGCCCGGATCCCCTCAAAGACTCCGTCTCCGTAGAGAAGACCGTGATCGAAAACAGAGACCTTGGCCTCCTCCTTTGGGACATATGCTCCATTGAGATAGATGATCATAGTTACACAATTGGGGGTCTGATCTAGTATCCTTTACGCTTCGGTCCTGCCAGACCTGCAGGCGTGAAGAAAGGCCGCGAACATCTCCCTGCTGCTGACCGGGTGGAGATGGCAGTAGGCACCGAGCGTATTGTTGAAGAGCGCACCGTCGGCGTCCCCGGTGATCCCGACTCCCCGGGTCAGGGTGTAGGCGTACCGGGTCTCCTTGGTCAGGTCGACGTCTGAGTAGTGGAACGCATGGCCCCGGAACCGGGACGCCCCCATCGGGGAGTCGGCGGCGCTGCTCCCCTCGATATAGGTGACCACGCGGGCCGCCGGCATCACGGTCCTGCCGGCATAGACACCACACATCCGGTACGTCTGCTCCTGGGTGCTCTGCTGCCACCCCTGCTTCAGCACGATCGCCTCGGTCAGGTACATCAGCCCCCCGCACTCGGCATAGATCGGCGTCCCGGCCAGAGCTGCGGCCCTGACCGCCTCCCGCATCTGGGTGTTCGCCGCAAGTTCGGCCCCGAAGAGTTCGGGGTATCCTCCGCCGAAGATGTAGCCGTCTGCTCTGGGCAGGGCGTCATGGACCGGACTGAACCGGACGACCTCGGCACCCCCGGCGGCGAGGATGTCGAAGAGTTCGGCATAGTAGAAGTTGAAGGCCTCGTCGTAGGCCACGCCGATCGTCAGATCCCTGTTTACGGCAGGGCGGAGATACTCCGGGGACGGGGCGGGCGTGACGTCGCCGGCCAGTTCCAGGAGACGGTCGACCGAGACGTACTGCCCGATCAGGTCGGTGATCGCCTGGATCCGGTCGCGGAACTCGCTGCCCTCCTCCCCTTCCCGGAACGGGACCAGCCCGAGGTGGCGCATCGCGAGGTGCATCTCCTCGAGTCGCGGGATCGCTCCGATCACCGGCACCCCGCAGTAGTGCTCGACGGCGGTGATCGCCTTCTCCTTATGCCGTTCCCCCATCACGTTGTTGAGGATCACCCCGCAGATCTTCACCTCCGGGTCGAAGGCCATGAACCCCTTGACGATCGCGGCCGCGCTCCGGGTGATCGAGCGGGCATTGATCACCAGCACCACGTTCAGATCGAGCAGCCTGGCCACCTCGGCGGTCGAGCCCTTGTTGGAGAGGGCCTCCGCCCCCTCGTAGAGCCCCCGGACCCCCTCGACGAGGGCCACCTCGGCTCCCTGGCAGCCGTGGTTGTAGATCCCCCGGATCTCGTCGGCGGTCATCACGTAGCCGTCCAGGTTTCTGCAGGGCCGGCCGGTCACGCCCGTCAGGTACGAGGGATCGATGTAGTCCATCCCGACCTTGAAGGTCTGGACTGAGAACCGTTTCCTGAGCAGCGCCGCCAGCGCAAGCGTGATCGAGGTCTTGCCGCTCCCCGACCGGTCGCCGGCGATCAGCAGCGTCTTCATCGAAGGGACCTCAGCACCGCTCCGAACTCGCTCTCCACGATCGAACGGACGCCTAAGGTCTTTGGGTGCAGGTCCACCTCGACGAGCACGTGCTGGTGCCCCAGCTCCCGAAGGGGAGCCACCTGCCGGGGGCCGTTGGTGATCGAGAAGACCTCCCGCCCCTCGGTATACCGGGCTGGGACGGCGTGCGGAACCCCGACGAGCAGAATGAACTCCGGGTCGGTCTTTATGATCTCCTCCCCAATCTGGTCGCCGAGGGCCCCGTACTCGTCGAGCGCCCCGACCAGTTCGGGGGTCAGCCCCCCGGCCTCCAGCCCCTGGAGGATCCGCTCTGCATCCAACCGGACCTTGGGGAGGCCGCGCTGCTCCAGGTTGGCCAGGTACCGGACGGGTGCGTCGGGCGCCACCTCGTGCAGGGCGAGCAGTTCGTCAGCGAACATGTAGGCCGTCTCCTTCTTGGCGTTCATGACGGCCATCCCTCGGGCCCCACTTCTGGCCAGTTCGAGCAGCCGCTGTGCCGCGGTATGCTTCAGGTCCCCGCGCTCGGGTTCGATATAGGTCCTGCTCGCGGCTCCACGGAGCCGTTCGACTTCATTGGCCGCGGCCAGCAGCCTCCGCTGCCGTTCCAGTTCCTCACCGCTGATCCAGCCGGCCTCTGCGGCGGCGACCAGAGTGAGGATCACCCCTTCAATGTTCTCCTTGAACCCGGCATGGACATCGACCGCGATCGAGGGGACCGTCGTCGCATGCAGTGCAGACTGCAGGTCCTCGCCGATGATCATCGAGACGCAGGTGCCGATCACCGCCATCCTCTTTGGGTGGAACGTCTCTTCTGCACGGATGAGCACCCGCTCCAACGCCTCCTGGCCGCCGAAGATGAACTCGTTGTCCGCCAGCGAGGTGGTCAGCACCCGCATCCCGTCCTCCTCCAGCAGCCGGGCGTGTTTGAATGAGCATCCCGAAGGGCCGTGCAGGATCGCCACATCGACCTTCAGGTCCCTGGCGGTATAGAGTGCCGCTACGATTGAACTTGGTCTTGGTTGGATATAGTCCATAGGTCATCTCCACATCTTCACAGCGAGGACAATGGACCCTCCCTGTGGTGTCAGTTTCTCTGCCATCGGCACGGCTTCTGCGAGCGTCTCCGCCGCCAGGAATTGATCGTCCGGCAGGCCGGACAGCAGCGCCCGGGCCTTCTCCCCGACCAGCACCACCGATGCCGGCCAGGTCTCTGCGATCGCCGCCCTGATCTCCCGGGGGGAGAACCCCTCGCAGACGGCGTGGGCCTCCTCCCCTATCACCAGGGTCACCGGCATCTTCGGGTTCATGCTGCGGGCTGTATTTACAGCCTCTCTGGTCGTGACCCTGCTGACCCCGCTGTTTGCATTGTCCACGATCAGGGTCTGGCCTCTTGTACTGATCTTCATCCTCCCGTCGAGCGGTTCGAACCCCCCGAGCCCGGATGGGTCAAGGCCGAGGATCAGCGCTGCAGTGGTCGCCAGGGCTAGCGGAGAATGGTAGGCGGGCAGAAGGAGGAGGGTGTTCTTGAAATGACCCGTCGTTCTCTGGTAGGTAAACTGGCACTGGTCGTCGCGGATCGTGGTCGCCTGGTCGACACTGACCTGGTGCGGGTGGGCGGTCTGAACATCGAGGGGTGCAACGACGATCGATGCCGTAGCGACGGACCTGATCTTCTCTTCGAGCGCCGATCGCGTCCCGGCTGCACATCGGTAGTCATTCCCTGAGGTGAGTATAGCAAGGTCACCGGCCCCGGTCACCCCAAGGGAGACCTCTGCGATCATCCAGCCATCGATCGCAAGCGCTGCTTCTGCCGCTGCTATCTCTGAAGCTGGGGTGATGCTCGACTGAAAGAGGAGTTTCTTTTCCGGGTACTGGTAGGTGCCCGTCGAGGTGTGGAGGATCCCCGGCCCCTTCATCAGAAAGGCCAGGGCCGTTGCAGTCGTCGTCTTTCCCTGTGCCCCGGTCACCTCGATGAACGGATGGGGTACCTGGTTGCCGAGGATCCACCTGACCGCCTGGTGGTGGGTGATCGCCGGGCATCGATGGTGGTGGAGGAGGGGATGTGTCGGATCGAGGTGAACCGGTGCGATCAGCAGATCGTACTGCTGTTCCATCGCTACCTCCTCTGGAACCCCGCCTTCGCCGCGGTACACGTCCACCGCATCCACCTGGTGCCCCTGTGCGGCGAGCGCGGCTGCGATCACCCCGCCGCCGTGGATCGTATCCAGCACAAGGAGACGCATACCGGGTTCAGACCAGTTTCAGTGCGTTCTCTGCGTTCTTCAGCATCAGGTCGGCGAGCAGCGGGTCGACCCCAATCGGCTCTGCATAGACCAGGGGGATGGTCCCGTTATCGGTCTTGAACGTGCCCTTCCGTCCCCCCTCGGGGAGGCCGAGCAGGGATGGGATGTCCTTCTCGATATGGACGCCCTTTGCCAGGAAGAGGGGTACCACGACGAGCACGTCGATGGCTGTATGCGAGAACTCCTCAAGCATTTTTTCGACGCTCGGCTCGTTCATCGACATGAACCCGCACTTCACCATGAATTCTGAGGACTTGCCGGTGATCATCTTTCCTGTCTCAAGGATCAGTTCTTTATTATATTGTAACTTGGAGCCATGCCCCACCAGTAGTAATCCTTTGCTACTCATGTGGTACTGTGTACGACATTATGATCTAAAAAATATTACCAATCCGTTTTTTTGATCAGGGACCCAATATACCTGTATGGGTGATTTTGAGCTGGAGGTGGTTCACTGCTTCAACCGGTTCTTCGCAGAGGAGGGGCTGCAGGGTTTTGCCTACCGGCTCAAGCAGCAGAAGTTCAATATGCAGTACGTGGACGTGCTGGTCGATTCGCTCGATCCGAAGTATTACCTCTCGGTGGAGTGCAAATCCTTGAAGGGGAAGAAGGTCTACTTCACCCAGCATTTCCATGCCGACAAGCACAATGTCCATCAGGTCGACGGGATCTCGGCGTTCATGAAGAAGACCGGCCGGCGTGGGTACCTGGCCGTCGAGTTCCGACCGGGGCCCGGCAAGGCGAACGAGGCCTATCTGGTCCCCTGGGAGAAAGTGGTCCGCGCATATGGGACCTGCCCGGGGATCTCTATCGATGAGTGCAGGGAGGAGATCCCGCTGCAACGGTCCAGGGAGGGATACACCCTCCTCTCCCTCTGACCCAAATAACTATCTCAATAAAAACCTAATGAATATCACCACATGAGCGAGCAGTATGAGCGATTCGAACTCCTGATCAATGATCAGGTCGTCAAGACCCCGGTGGCCCTGGCATCGATGGCCGGAATGGTCGACGGTGCCTATGCGGCCGCCCGGGCAGCCCATGTCGGTGTTGCATTTCTTGGCGGATTCTCCATCGATAAACCGACGATGGAGGCCTCAGAGAGGTTGGTTGCGCAGGGACGGGCCGAATTCATCTATCTGGACCCGGTAGAGGCACTGACAGAGGAGCTCGAACTGCTGGAAGGATCGGACCTGGTGATCGGTCTGAACCTCCGCGGGTCGACCCCAGAAGCGTTCACGCGCATCGCCGAAGCGTTTGGAACCCGGGTCATCTATGAGGTCGATGCCCACTGTCGTCAGCCGGAGATGATGGAAGCCGGCGCAGGGCAGTACCTGCTCGAACACCCGGATAAACTCGATGCGATCATCCGCGCTCTGAAGAGTGCCGGTGTCGTGGTCTCCGTGAAAATTCGCGCTGGCGTCGTCCTCGACGACCGTGTCCTGGCGAAACGGCTCTGGAAGGCCGGGGCTGATATCCTGCATGTCGACCTGATGGACTACGGCTACTCTAAACTGCGGCAGATCCGGAACTCCTGCCCGCTGATGTTGATCGCAAACAACTCCATCACCTCCTTCGATCGGATGCGCGACATGTTCACCCATGGCGCAGATCTTGTCTCGCTTGCGCGACAGGCCGATGAACGGACCCTTGCCGGTCTTGATGCCGCGATCACCCGATACGCCGATGAAGAGGGATGGTACAACTCTCCCAAACAACTCTGCAGGGGCGGGGATATCCGGGCCCTGACCTTCTGCTGCATGCCGGTCAAGGACTGCCCGCTCCTCCCTATGCTGGAGAAGATCGGAATGACTCGGGACGATTACCGGCAGTTCAAGGAGCAGGCGGTCGAGAAGACCCCTCTGAAGGAGGGGGAGCACACCTGTTTCGGGTCGCTGGCCTGGTGTTGCAAGTCGTCGTCCCCGTGTATGTTCCGGGACATGACGATCCAGCAGTTCGGTTTCACCAAGAAGGACTATATGCGCTATAAACACCGGCTCGCCGACAGGATCATGGATCGGGTCTTTCATGAGGAGTAAAGGGGCAAGCAGGGCCGACCAGGCCCAGCTCGCGATGATGCTCGAGGTCTGTGCCTCCCCCAAGCCGGGAAATGTTGACCGATGCCATGATTATCCCGACACCCGGCTGGAGCACTTTCTTGCGTCGACGCTGATGGTCAGACCTGTCCTCGAACGGGCTGAACAGCGGGCTACCGGGATCGGAACGCTGATCCGGGAGGCCGTACAGGCGACCTCCTTCCACCGCGGGGGAAACACCCATTTTGGTGCGTTCATCCTATTGATGCCGCTGATCTGCGGAGGCGACCTCGTTGGAGCAGTGAGGGAGGTCAGTACGACGACGGTCCAGGACGCGGTTGAATTCTACCGTGCGTTCGGGCTGACCGAGGTACGGGTCTGTGCTGAGGATGAACTCGATGTGCATGACCCGGCAGCCATCGAGCAGATCAGAACCCGGGAAATAACCCTTTATGACCTGATGGTCCACTCTGCAGAGAAGGACATGGTCGCCCGCGAGTGGGTGAACGGGTTCGCCCTGACCCGGCGTACCGCAGACTTCCTGCTCGCCTATGAGGATTCGCGAGCTGCGATCCCGGCGGCGTTTCTGAACCTGCTCGCCACCGAACAGGACTCCTTCATCGTCAAGAAGTTGGGACGGGCGAAGGCCGAACAGACCCGGTTGATGGCGGCTGAGGTGCTGCGTGGACAGAAGTCCGTCGAATCGCTCGATGCCTGGTGTATCGCCGAGAAGGTCAATCCCGGGTCACTCGCCGACATCATCATCGCCTCGATCTTTACCGCGCTCGGGGAGGGCTGGCAGTGGGACTGATGAGGGATGGGATCAATGAGGTGATTGCGACCATTGCGATGAACGCCGCTCCGATTGGGATCATTTCACGCGCAGGTACTCTGCAGGCAGCGCTCTTCCTGACGAGCCACACGGCTGCACTGGTCGAGCGGGATCGTCGACTTGTCGC is part of the Methanosphaerula palustris E1-9c genome and encodes:
- a CDS encoding PQQ-dependent sugar dehydrogenase translates to MKRSTIALIAVLCMAMVALTVAAIPTGTSSPSGNVTSTEHLFHPFTGTPSAIPGMIEAENYDTGGQGIAWFDRTPGNEGGAYRQDDVDIETGGSGHVVAFVKSSEWLIYTVDVQESGKYLATFHASSPWAEREVWVWVDGVLEAQVKVPDTKSFDIYEDATANISLTAGSHYIRLQFVGDSQNLDYMALAMAQGSGGTESTPTPTIIPTLTPTSTPEGNVTPTPTGNVTPTPTSDGGGGNVTPTPTGNVTPTLVTNTTDLTNQNSSEAATSTANLSTTMLKAPTVPIGLQRIAGNFTSPLFVANPDDGSSRLFLVDQNGYVKIFYMNGTVIDQPFLDVRDRMVNLSSAYDERGLLSIAFHPNFSTNGKVYAYYSAPLRAGADPAWSCTNRLSEFQVSPDNPNQVNMSSERILLEIDKPYENHNGGILLFGPTDHYLYLTLGDGGGADDTGMGHTPGIGNSQDLTTLLGKVIRIDVDTTSPGKEYGIPADNPFLSNATIRPEIYAYGFRNPAFATFDSGGSNRMFIAMAGQNLFESAQVIYKGGAYPWNIREGTHSFDPANDTEVPNTSSRITSYSGQPLIGPVVELGHDVGNVIVGGIVYRGSILSSLQGSYIFGTWSNSFSTGNGTLLVATPPAGLDLTTLPDDAANLTAAENTMWTTSEMTVANNANGRINAFIRGMYENADHEVLVLINQNGGPGITPQNSGEVWKMVPANTSGLVPIGNASAESTPTTTTTVTTTSVTTTATTPASLNTSINLTAQNLAFNQSTITVPAGAQVTVTFNNMDSGMPHNFALYTDSSAATTIFKGSVITGPATTTYTFTAPSTPGTYFFRCDVHPTLMFGQFIVQ
- the cfbA gene encoding sirohydrochlorin nickelochelatase, coding for MSSKGLLLVGHGSKLQYNKELILETGKMITGKSSEFMVKCGFMSMNEPSVEKMLEEFSHTAIDVLVVVPLFLAKGVHIEKDIPSLLGLPEGGRKGTFKTDNGTIPLVYAEPIGVDPLLADLMLKNAENALKLV
- the cfbB gene encoding Ni-sirohydrochlorin a,c-diamide synthase, translating into MKTLLIAGDRSGSGKTSITLALAALLRKRFSVQTFKVGMDYIDPSYLTGVTGRPCRNLDGYVMTADEIRGIYNHGCQGAEVALVEGVRGLYEGAEALSNKGSTAEVARLLDLNVVLVINARSITRSAAAIVKGFMAFDPEVKICGVILNNVMGERHKEKAITAVEHYCGVPVIGAIPRLEEMHLAMRHLGLVPFREGEEGSEFRDRIQAITDLIGQYVSVDRLLELAGDVTPAPSPEYLRPAVNRDLTIGVAYDEAFNFYYAELFDILAAGGAEVVRFSPVHDALPRADGYIFGGGYPELFGAELAANTQMREAVRAAALAGTPIYAECGGLMYLTEAIVLKQGWQQSTQEQTYRMCGVYAGRTVMPAARVVTYIEGSSAADSPMGASRFRGHAFHYSDVDLTKETRYAYTLTRGVGITGDADGALFNNTLGAYCHLHPVSSREMFAAFLHACRSGRTEA
- the ilvE gene encoding branched-chain-amino-acid transaminase gives rise to the protein MIIYLNGAYVPKEEAKVSVFDHGLLYGDGVFEGIRAYSGRIFRLEEHLDRMYDSAKTIDLKVPISKEEMAEAIKETIRRNNLKDCYIRPIVTRGNGDLGLDPRKCPVPTVIVIAVEWGAMYGDLYEKGLTAITVSVRRNSADALPPNVKSLNYLNNILAKIEANYKGGDEAIFFDTNGYLAEGSGDNIYVIKNGVLFVPPTVNNLRGVTRLVVLELAVSLGFTVKEQNMGYFDLYTADEVFVTGTAAEVAPIVTIDGRSIGNGRPGPVTSQMMKAFTAVTDKEGTPVY
- the cfbD gene encoding Ni-sirohydrochlorin a,c-diamide reductive cyclase catalytic subunit — protein: MDYIQPRPSSIVAALYTARDLKVDVAILHGPSGCSFKHARLLEEDGMRVLTTSLADNEFIFGGQEALERVLIRAEETFHPKRMAVIGTCVSMIIGEDLQSALHATTVPSIAVDVHAGFKENIEGVILTLVAAAEAGWISGEELERQRRLLAAANEVERLRGAASRTYIEPERGDLKHTAAQRLLELARSGARGMAVMNAKKETAYMFADELLALHEVAPDAPVRYLANLEQRGLPKVRLDAERILQGLEAGGLTPELVGALDEYGALGDQIGEEIIKTDPEFILLVGVPHAVPARYTEGREVFSITNGPRQVAPLRELGHQHVLVEVDLHPKTLGVRSIVESEFGAVLRSLR
- a CDS encoding triphosphoribosyl-dephospho-CoA synthase, whose translation is MRSKGASRADQAQLAMMLEVCASPKPGNVDRCHDYPDTRLEHFLASTLMVRPVLERAEQRATGIGTLIREAVQATSFHRGGNTHFGAFILLMPLICGGDLVGAVREVSTTTVQDAVEFYRAFGLTEVRVCAEDELDVHDPAAIEQIRTREITLYDLMVHSAEKDMVAREWVNGFALTRRTADFLLAYEDSRAAIPAAFLNLLATEQDSFIVKKLGRAKAEQTRLMAAEVLRGQKSVESLDAWCIAEKVNPGSLADIIIASIFTALGEGWQWD
- the cfbE gene encoding coenzyme F430 synthase, whose translation is MRLLVLDTIHGGGVIAAALAAQGHQVDAVDVYRGEGGVPEEVAMEQQYDLLIAPVHLDPTHPLLHHHRCPAITHHQAVRWILGNQVPHPFIEVTGAQGKTTTATALAFLMKGPGILHTSTGTYQYPEKKLLFQSSITPASEIAAAEAALAIDGWMIAEVSLGVTGAGDLAILTSGNDYRCAAGTRSALEEKIRSVATASIVVAPLDVQTAHPHQVSVDQATTIRDDQCQFTYQRTTGHFKNTLLLLPAYHSPLALATTAALILGLDPSGLGGFEPLDGRMKISTRGQTLIVDNANSGVSRVTTREAVNTARSMNPKMPVTLVIGEEAHAVCEGFSPREIRAAIAETWPASVVLVGEKARALLSGLPDDQFLAAETLAEAVPMAEKLTPQGGSIVLAVKMWR
- a CDS encoding PDDEXK family nuclease; this translates as MGDFELEVVHCFNRFFAEEGLQGFAYRLKQQKFNMQYVDVLVDSLDPKYYLSVECKSLKGKKVYFTQHFHADKHNVHQVDGISAFMKKTGRRGYLAVEFRPGPGKANEAYLVPWEKVVRAYGTCPGISIDECREEIPLQRSREGYTLLSL
- a CDS encoding methanogenesis marker 9 domain-containing protein — its product is MSEQYERFELLINDQVVKTPVALASMAGMVDGAYAAARAAHVGVAFLGGFSIDKPTMEASERLVAQGRAEFIYLDPVEALTEELELLEGSDLVIGLNLRGSTPEAFTRIAEAFGTRVIYEVDAHCRQPEMMEAGAGQYLLEHPDKLDAIIRALKSAGVVVSVKIRAGVVLDDRVLAKRLWKAGADILHVDLMDYGYSKLRQIRNSCPLMLIANNSITSFDRMRDMFTHGADLVSLARQADERTLAGLDAAITRYADEEGWYNSPKQLCRGGDIRALTFCCMPVKDCPLLPMLEKIGMTRDDYRQFKEQAVEKTPLKEGEHTCFGSLAWCCKSSSPCMFRDMTIQQFGFTKKDYMRYKHRLADRIMDRVFHEE